Proteins found in one Papio anubis isolate 15944 chromosome 13, Panubis1.0, whole genome shotgun sequence genomic segment:
- the LOC101007251 gene encoding 28S ribosomal protein S36, mitochondrial produces MMGSKMASASKVVQVVKPHTPLIRFPDRRDDRKPNVSEALRSAGLPSHSSVISQHSKGSKSPDLLMYQDPPDTAEIIKTLPQKYRRKLVSQEEIEFIQRGGPE; encoded by the coding sequence ATGATGGGCAGCAAGATGGCGTCTGCCAGTAAGGTCGTTCAGGTAGTGAAACCACACACTCCATTAATAAGGTTTCCTGACAGAAGAGACGATCGTAAACCCAATGTATCGGAAGCTTTGAGATCAGCAGGGCTACCGTCTCACTCTTCTGTAATTTCACAACATTCTAAGGGAAGTAAATCACCAGATTTGCTGATGTATCAGGATCCACCAGATActgcagaaataataaaaacattacctCAGAAATACAGAAGGAAACTTGTGtctcaagaagaaattgaatttatCCAACGTGGAGGTCCTGAATAA